One genomic region from Mauremys reevesii isolate NIE-2019 linkage group 7, ASM1616193v1, whole genome shotgun sequence encodes:
- the LRTM1 gene encoding leucine-rich repeat and transmembrane domain-containing protein 1 produces MKGDLLLVSSIIVLMHMVCGCPEKCLCHQTSKTVDCRNQGLVEIPSHVPPETLILQLQNNHIWRINQNAFSETPLLKILDLSNNSVSNLSSGAFQGLRYLQVLNLTKNLIHYLENKTFSSLPQLKELDLSSNSILNLPQTLGNNTGNITLLSVKYNKLQRLDRILLESLPNLKVVLFKNNPWECTCHVIGLKLWLESFLYRGGISDGIICSTPENRKGKDLLKVPYEMYGTCPPTAAQVHLANIHHHSSEHRSSLKHIHHNENGESSHSDCEPKPKPRPVSLRHAIATVVITGVVCGIVCLMMLAAAVYGCAYAAITAKYHREHLAPVTELGSPEEKEPFDSSLA; encoded by the exons ATGAAAG GTGACTTGCTTTTGGTTTCAAGTATCATTGTACTAATGCATATGGTATGTGGATGCCCCGAAAAGTGCCTATGTCATCAAACTTCAAAGACAGTGGACTGCAGGAATCAAGGACTTGTTGAAATTCCCTCCCACGTACCTCCTGAAACTCTAATATTACAGTTGCAGAATAACCATATTTGGAGAATCAATCAAAATGCATTCAGTGAAACCCCTTTGCTCAAAATTTTAGACTTATCTAATAATTCTGTTTCAAATTTGTCATCGGGTGCTTTCCAAGGACTACGGTACCTACAGGTTCTAAACCTAACCAAGAACTTGATTCATTACCTAGAAAACAAGACTTTCAGTTCCCTCCCTCAATTAAAAGAACTGGATTTGTCCTCCAACAGTATATTAAATTTGCCTCAAACTCTAGGAAATAATACAGGGAATATAACTTTATTGTCTGTTAAGTATAACAAGCTTCAAAGACTGGACAGAATTCTGCTGGAATCCCTCCCAAATCTGAAAGTTGTTCTTTTCAAGAATAATCCATGGGAATGCACTTGTCATGTCATTGGCCTTAAACTGTGGCTAGAGAGCTTTTTATACAGAG GAGGAATAAGTGATGGCATTATATGCTCAACACCAGAAAATCGGAAGGGAAAGGACCTCCTCAAAGTTCCTTATGAGATGTACGGGACATGCCCTCCCACAGCGGCTCAGGTTCATCTGGCTAATATTCATCACCACAGCTCTGAGCACAGAAGTTCTCTGAAGCACATTCATCACAATGAAAATGGAGAAAGTAGCCATTCAGACTGCGAACCTAAACCGAAGCCAAGGCCAGTTAGTTTGCGTCATGCAATCGCCACTGTAGTAATAACTGGAGTTGTCTGTGGAATCGTGTGTCTAATGATGTTGGCAGCTGCTGTGTATGGTTGTGCCTATGCTGCAATTACTGCTAAATACCACAGAGAACACTTGGCCCCAGTAACAGAGCTGGGGAGTCCTGAAGAAAAAGAGCCATTTGATAGTTCCTTGGCTTAA